Proteins from one Streptomyces sp. NBC_00390 genomic window:
- the eccCa gene encoding type VII secretion protein EccCa, which translates to MSQIVVKRPPRALPSEVPSEQVQVQPPPELPRGQQEGALMQLLPMLGMGGSVVFFFMTPNPIMRIMGMIMIASTVGMAIAMLVRYRRGTQGQLADLRRDYLKYLTQTRRSVLRTASLQRDAQFYLHPSPEQLWALVAEGSRVWERRVGDPDFAQVRIGLGSQQLATPLIAPDTAPVDDLEPLTAGAMQQFLTAHGTLDGLPMAVSLRAFYHLTVSGEPESVRSAARAMVGSLASLHSPEDLVIAIAAGSEAAAQWEWAKWLPHVQAPGAGDGAGSRRMITTDARDLQDMLAGRLDGRPRFQGGNHPLLDQPHIVVVLDGQSIPAMSALAAAEGLQGVTIIEVVPGEMTGARGGLSVVVHRDSLQLESGHGLVYDGAPDRLSLEAAEALARQLAPLRVASGSDDDEPLLANLDFTDLLNLGDAASVDVSRTWRPRSQSERLRVPIGVGEDGAPVMLDLKEAAQEGMGPHGLCVGATGSGKSELLRTLVLGLAVTHSSETLNFVLADFKGGATFAGMSQMPHVAAVITNLADDLTLVDRMGDSIRGELNRRQEMLRDAGNYANIHDYEKARAAGAPLQPIPSLVLVIDEFSELLTAMPDFIEMFVQIGRIGRSLGVHLLLASQRLEEGRLRGLETYLSYRIGLRTFSAAESRAAIGVPDAYQLPNVPGSGYLKFGTDEMVRFKAAYVSGVYRDNQHTAVAGGPLPVDRRPVPFTAAPVPVRYIEPTSQTRVPDARTAEDDALADSVLDVIVRRLEGRGAEAHQVWLPPLDNPPPLDALLPGLADVEGRGLTQPGYEGAGRLVVPLGVVDKPYEQRRDTLYRDFSGAAGHMQIVGGPQSGKSTLLRTIVSAFALTHTPQEVQFYGLDFGGGGLSSVAGLPHVGGVASRLDPEKVRRTVAEVYGILARREEFFRSSGVDSIATYRRLRARGEISATEQPWGDVFLVIDGWGNFRTDYEGLEPAVVDIAARGLGYGIHVILTASRSMEVRSNLKDHLMNRLELRLGDTMDSEVDRKVAVNVPTGVPGRGITPEKLHFMGAVPRIDGINSDSDLSEATAAMAQEVSRHWTAPGAPSVRLLPRELPVRDLPAGFAEPKRGVAFAIDENSLEPVFVNFDRDPFFLVFGESESGKSNLLRLLIKQVTERYDGDSAKFFVIDNRRALLDVTPATHLAEYVPMSNNMDHHVDALADLMQRRTPSADVTAQQLRDRSWWRGPSVYVVVDDYDLVSTSSGNPLAKLTEHLPFARDVGVRFIIARSGAGASRSSYEPFMQRMMELGAQGVLLSGDPQEGDVLGGVRMRPMPAGRGVFVSRQRGNPLVQTGLMPGEQS; encoded by the coding sequence GTGAGTCAGATCGTCGTCAAGCGCCCACCACGGGCCCTGCCGTCCGAAGTACCCAGCGAGCAGGTGCAGGTGCAACCCCCGCCCGAACTGCCCAGAGGGCAGCAGGAGGGCGCACTCATGCAGTTGCTGCCGATGCTGGGTATGGGCGGTTCGGTCGTCTTCTTCTTCATGACGCCGAATCCCATCATGCGGATCATGGGCATGATCATGATCGCGTCCACGGTCGGCATGGCCATCGCCATGCTCGTGCGCTACCGGCGCGGCACCCAGGGGCAGCTGGCAGATCTGCGGCGCGACTACCTGAAGTACCTGACGCAGACCAGGCGCAGCGTGCTGCGCACCGCGAGTCTTCAGCGGGATGCACAGTTCTATCTCCACCCCTCCCCCGAGCAGTTGTGGGCGCTGGTCGCCGAAGGCAGCCGGGTGTGGGAACGCCGTGTCGGCGATCCCGACTTCGCACAGGTACGCATCGGCCTGGGAAGCCAGCAGCTGGCCACCCCCCTCATCGCCCCCGACACCGCCCCCGTCGATGACCTCGAGCCGCTCACGGCCGGAGCGATGCAGCAGTTCCTCACCGCGCACGGCACCCTTGACGGCCTGCCCATGGCCGTATCGCTGCGCGCCTTCTACCACTTGACGGTGAGCGGTGAGCCGGAGTCCGTCCGGTCGGCGGCCCGCGCGATGGTCGGGTCGCTCGCCTCCCTGCATTCCCCCGAGGACCTGGTCATCGCCATCGCCGCCGGGTCGGAAGCGGCTGCGCAGTGGGAGTGGGCGAAGTGGCTCCCGCACGTCCAGGCCCCGGGTGCCGGCGACGGCGCGGGCAGCCGGCGGATGATCACCACCGATGCACGGGACCTGCAGGACATGCTCGCCGGGCGTCTCGACGGACGCCCGCGCTTCCAGGGCGGCAATCACCCGCTCCTGGACCAGCCGCACATCGTCGTCGTGCTCGACGGACAGTCGATTCCCGCCATGTCGGCGCTCGCGGCGGCTGAGGGTCTGCAGGGTGTGACCATCATCGAGGTCGTGCCGGGCGAAATGACCGGCGCTCGCGGCGGGTTGTCGGTGGTCGTGCACCGTGATTCGCTGCAGCTGGAGTCGGGACACGGCCTGGTGTACGACGGAGCACCCGACCGGCTGAGTCTCGAAGCCGCCGAGGCGCTCGCCCGCCAACTCGCGCCCCTTCGGGTCGCCTCGGGCTCGGACGACGACGAACCCCTGCTCGCCAACCTCGACTTCACCGACCTTCTGAACCTCGGTGACGCGGCGTCCGTCGATGTGAGCCGTACCTGGCGCCCCCGTTCCCAGTCGGAGCGGCTGCGCGTACCGATCGGCGTGGGCGAGGACGGCGCGCCCGTGATGCTCGATCTCAAGGAAGCGGCTCAGGAGGGCATGGGCCCGCACGGCCTGTGCGTGGGTGCCACCGGTTCCGGCAAGTCCGAGCTGCTGCGCACGCTCGTGCTGGGCCTTGCCGTCACACACTCCTCGGAGACGCTCAACTTCGTCCTCGCGGACTTCAAGGGTGGCGCCACCTTCGCCGGTATGTCCCAGATGCCCCACGTCGCGGCGGTGATCACCAACCTGGCGGACGATCTGACCCTGGTGGACCGCATGGGCGACTCCATCCGCGGTGAGCTGAACCGCCGCCAGGAGATGCTGCGTGACGCCGGCAACTACGCCAACATCCACGACTACGAGAAGGCGCGCGCCGCCGGCGCCCCGCTGCAGCCCATCCCGTCGCTCGTTCTCGTCATCGACGAGTTCAGCGAACTCCTCACCGCCATGCCGGACTTCATCGAGATGTTCGTGCAGATCGGACGTATCGGACGTTCGCTGGGCGTCCATCTGCTGCTGGCGTCCCAGCGGCTGGAGGAGGGCCGTCTGCGGGGACTCGAGACGTACCTGTCGTACCGGATCGGTCTGCGCACCTTCTCCGCGGCCGAGTCGCGTGCGGCGATCGGCGTGCCCGACGCCTACCAGCTGCCCAATGTGCCTGGTTCCGGGTACCTGAAGTTCGGTACGGACGAGATGGTGCGCTTCAAGGCGGCGTACGTCTCCGGGGTGTACCGCGACAACCAGCACACGGCTGTCGCCGGTGGTCCCCTTCCGGTGGACCGCAGGCCGGTGCCGTTCACCGCGGCCCCCGTCCCGGTCCGCTACATCGAACCCACCTCCCAGACACGGGTGCCGGACGCACGGACGGCCGAGGACGACGCGCTCGCGGACTCCGTACTCGATGTGATCGTGCGGCGGCTCGAGGGCCGGGGCGCGGAGGCGCATCAGGTGTGGCTGCCGCCGCTGGACAACCCGCCGCCGCTGGACGCCCTCCTGCCCGGCCTTGCCGATGTGGAGGGCCGCGGTCTGACGCAGCCCGGGTACGAGGGCGCCGGCCGGCTCGTCGTACCGCTGGGCGTCGTCGACAAGCCGTACGAGCAGCGCCGCGACACCCTCTACCGGGACTTCTCCGGCGCGGCCGGCCACATGCAGATCGTGGGCGGTCCGCAGTCGGGCAAGTCGACCCTGCTGAGGACGATCGTCTCGGCCTTCGCGCTGACTCACACTCCGCAGGAAGTGCAGTTCTACGGCCTCGACTTCGGCGGTGGCGGCTTGTCGTCCGTCGCGGGCCTGCCGCACGTGGGTGGCGTCGCATCGCGCCTCGACCCGGAGAAGGTGCGGCGCACGGTGGCCGAGGTGTACGGCATCCTGGCGCGGCGCGAGGAGTTCTTCCGCAGCTCGGGCGTCGATTCGATCGCCACGTACCGCAGGCTGCGGGCGCGCGGAGAGATCTCCGCCACGGAGCAGCCGTGGGGTGACGTCTTCCTGGTCATCGACGGCTGGGGCAACTTCCGCACCGACTACGAAGGCCTGGAGCCTGCCGTCGTGGACATCGCGGCGCGCGGACTGGGCTACGGCATCCACGTGATCCTCACGGCGTCGCGTTCGATGGAGGTCCGCTCCAACCTCAAGGACCACCTGATGAACCGGCTCGAGCTGCGTCTGGGCGACACCATGGACTCGGAGGTGGACCGCAAGGTCGCCGTCAACGTCCCGACGGGTGTGCCGGGACGCGGTATCACGCCGGAGAAGCTCCACTTCATGGGCGCCGTGCCGCGCATCGACGGCATCAACTCCGACAGCGACCTGTCCGAGGCCACGGCCGCGATGGCGCAGGAGGTCTCACGGCACTGGACCGCGCCGGGCGCCCCGTCGGTGCGGCTGCTGCCGCGCGAACTGCCGGTGCGGGACCTTCCGGCGGGCTTCGCGGAGCCGAAGCGGGGTGTGGCCTTCGCCATCGACGAGAACAGCCTGGAACCGGTCTTCGTCAACTTCGACCGCGACCCGTTCTTCCTGGTGTTCGGTGAGAGCGAGTCCGGCAAGTCCAACCTTCTGCGGCTACTCATCAAGCAGGTGACGGAGAGGTACGACGGCGACTCGGCCAAGTTCTTCGTGATCGACAACCGGCGCGCGCTGCTTGACGTCACCCCGGCCACGCACCTGGCGGAGTACGTTCCCATGTCCAACAACATGGACCACCACGTGGACGCGCTGGCCGACCTGATGCAGCGCCGTACACCGTCGGCCGATGTCACGGCCCAGCAGCTGCGGGACCGCAGCTGGTGGCGTGGCCCCTCCGTGTACGTCGTGGTCGACGACTACGACCTGGTGTCCACGTCGAGCGGCAATCCGCTGGCCAAGCTCACGGAACACCTGCCGTTCGCGCGCGATGTGGGCGTGCGTTTCATCATCGCCCGCAGCGGGGCGGGAGCGAGCCGGTCCTCGTACGAACCCTTCATGCAGCGGATGATGGAGCTCGGCGCACAGGGTGTGCTGCTCTCCGGCGACCCGCAGGAAGGCGACGTGCTCGGCGGCGTCAGGATGCGGCCGATGCCGGCGGGCCGGGGCGTCTTCGTCTCACGGCAGAGGGGGAATCCGCTGGTGCAGACAGGGCTCATGCCGGGCGAGCAGTCCTGA
- a CDS encoding WXG100 family type VII secretion target produces the protein MALGSPDELVVKYGALDATATVLGNQAKKLEEDLAEIKKAVATVAAGWEGDAHEAYTRKAAQWDKEADIIHKALQAITQVVARAGGDYMGGDKKAASYFQ, from the coding sequence ATGGCTTTGGGTTCACCGGATGAGCTCGTCGTCAAGTATGGCGCGCTCGACGCGACAGCCACAGTGCTCGGCAACCAGGCCAAGAAGCTCGAAGAGGACCTCGCCGAGATCAAGAAGGCCGTGGCCACCGTGGCCGCCGGGTGGGAGGGCGACGCGCACGAGGCCTACACCCGGAAGGCGGCGCAGTGGGACAAGGAGGCCGACATCATCCACAAGGCTCTCCAGGCCATCACCCAGGTCGTAGCCCGCGCCGGCGGCGACTACATGGGTGGCGACAAGAAGGCTGCAAGCTACTTCCAGTAA